One window of the Pseudanabaenaceae cyanobacterium SKYG29 genome contains the following:
- a CDS encoding tetratricopeptide repeat protein: MSKGENKGEIGDYTRAIQIDPNDAEAYLNRGNAKADLGDYQGAIEDFSRAIQIDPNDAAAYLNRGNAKSALGDYQGAIEDYSRAIQINPNDAQAYVLRGIAKSVLGNKQGGLSDLQKGAELCKAQGNREFYESVQQIIQDLSLR, translated from the coding sequence ATGTCCAAGGGCGAGAACAAAGGAGAGATTGGGGACTACACGCGGGCAATACAAATCGATCCCAACGATGCAGAAGCCTACCTCAATCGCGGGAATGCCAAGGCTGATTTGGGAGACTACCAGGGAGCGATCGAGGACTTCAGTCGAGCCATTCAAATTGATCCCAACGATGCAGCAGCATACCTCAATCGCGGGAATGCCAAGTCTGCTTTGGGAGACTACCAAGGAGCGATCGAGGACTACAGTCGAGCCATTCAAATTAATCCCAACGATGCCCAAGCCTATGTCTTGCGAGGGATAGCTAAATCTGTTTTGGGGAACAAGCAAGGAGGATTATCTGATTTACAGAAGGGAGCGGAGTTGTGCAAAGCACAAGGCAACCGAGAGTTTTACGAATCAGTTCAGCAGATTATTCAGGACTTGTCCCTTCGTTAA
- a CDS encoding DUF29 domain-containing protein: MNQSLHDRDFLLWVEDTVARLKKRDFDNLDLEHLIEEVEGLGIAQRHELSSRLLILLEHLLKRMFVPSPNDYRGWEVTINNQRSSIDLLLEEVPSLKTLWPEIFEKAWTKALKKVSREYKQIAFPDRWLYAADIESILNIDFWEEQS; encoded by the coding sequence ATGAACCAATCTTTACACGATCGGGATTTCCTATTGTGGGTTGAGGACACTGTTGCTCGACTGAAGAAGCGGGACTTTGACAATTTAGACCTAGAGCACTTGATTGAGGAGGTCGAGGGTTTGGGGATTGCACAAAGACATGAGCTTAGCAGTCGACTATTGATCTTGTTGGAACATCTACTCAAACGGATGTTTGTGCCATCACCTAATGATTATCGAGGCTGGGAAGTTACTATCAACAACCAGCGCAGCAGTATCGATTTGCTCCTAGAGGAAGTGCCTAGCCTGAAAACCCTGTGGCCAGAAATTTTTGAGAAAGCCTGGACAAAAGCCTTGAAGAAGGTATCGAGAGAGTACAAGCAGATTGCCTTTCCCGATCGGTGGCTCTACGCTGCAGATATTGAGTCTATTTTGAACATTGATTTCTGGGAGGAGCAATCATGA
- the era gene encoding GTPase Era, with the protein MTNFRSGFVALVGRPNVGKSTLLNALVGQKIAITSPVAQTTRHRLRGILTLPQAQIIFVDTPGIHKPHHLLGTVLVENATKAIKSVDVVVLVVDGSVALGRGDQYVFDLIQKAQVPYLIGINKIDQAADSSTIATYQTLGDWVTFSALQKQYLDRLQTAIWERLPPGPLYYPADMVTDQPERFIMAELIREQILLHTREEVPHSVAVTIDRLEERPELTAILATIYVERPSQKAIIIGEKGQKLKTIGSLARQQIQKLIMGKVYLELFVKVQPKWRSSRLYLKEFGYHSRE; encoded by the coding sequence ATGACAAACTTTCGATCGGGTTTTGTCGCCCTAGTGGGAAGACCGAATGTGGGTAAGTCCACACTCCTCAATGCTTTAGTAGGGCAAAAGATTGCCATTACCTCCCCCGTTGCCCAAACCACTCGCCATCGTTTGCGGGGTATCCTTACCCTACCCCAGGCCCAAATCATCTTTGTCGATACCCCCGGTATCCATAAACCCCACCATCTTCTCGGCACCGTGCTGGTAGAGAATGCCACTAAAGCCATCAAATCTGTCGATGTAGTAGTTTTAGTTGTCGATGGCTCAGTAGCACTGGGCAGGGGAGATCAGTATGTGTTTGATCTAATTCAAAAAGCCCAGGTACCCTATCTCATCGGTATCAATAAAATCGACCAAGCAGCAGACTCTTCCACAATTGCTACTTACCAAACCCTGGGGGATTGGGTGACCTTTTCTGCTCTCCAAAAACAATACCTCGATCGGTTGCAAACAGCTATCTGGGAGCGCTTGCCCCCTGGTCCTCTATATTATCCCGCCGACATGGTCACCGATCAACCAGAGCGCTTCATCATGGCAGAGCTGATTCGAGAACAAATCTTACTCCACACCAGAGAAGAAGTACCCCATTCCGTGGCGGTAACCATCGATCGACTCGAAGAAAGACCAGAGCTCACGGCGATTCTGGCAACGATTTATGTAGAAAGACCTTCGCAGAAAGCCATCATCATTGGAGAGAAAGGACAAAAGCTGAAAACGATCGGGAGCCTTGCCCGCCAGCAAATCCAAAAGCTAATTATGGGAAAGGTTTACTTGGAGTTGTTTGTCAAAGTCCAGCCCAAATGGCGTTCGTCTCGTCTCTATCTCAAAGAGTTCGGCTACCATAGTAGGGAGTAG
- a CDS encoding response regulator, whose amino-acid sequence MKAEITPAKILIIDDKPTSIQLLVDLLRRSGYQPTFLTDSSTAMELILREPPDLILLDVVMPGVDGYTLCRQIKGNPSTKDIPVIFISGYGEIIDKVMGFNIGGADYITKPFHSQEVLARIEHHLSLQHLKKDLEAQNQRLQLEVNYRMQAEAELRILLQSMTDIILVYDRWGQHQRTITTNSRFSYRVQENYHRLLAEQFSDYRDFVQIVLNTRDNVCDVEYKLLIDKEEVWFAANISPLEEDSALWVAREITGRKLIESNLTRSNAFLNAQKEVEQDGVLMVDDQGRIIAYNQLFKEMWQVDETLLSSSEHRLITPLLHNSEMPDPLVEAIEAMYQQPEETLRLQTEFSGRIFDCYARSVYSPTGQFYGVCWFFRDITERVQAEVALRVEKEKSERLLLNILPFKIAAKLKEGATTIADSHPDVSVLFADIVGFSQVAYHRSPQEVVSLLNSVFSRFDTLVEKYQLEKIKTIGDEYMAVGGLIGQQPDHLRSAALLALEMLEVIREFRGEEDQTMTLRIGLHTGPVVAGVIGTKKFAYDLWGETVNLASRMQSQGLPGKIQVTETVYRRLQREFQLTYRGEMLIKGHGLMGTFWLEGMK is encoded by the coding sequence ATGAAGGCAGAAATTACACCTGCCAAAATTCTAATTATTGATGACAAACCCACTAGTATTCAGCTGTTGGTTGATCTACTGAGGCGATCGGGCTACCAGCCCACCTTCCTCACAGATAGTAGCACAGCCATGGAGTTGATCCTGCGGGAGCCTCCCGATTTAATTCTACTGGATGTGGTGATGCCTGGTGTAGACGGCTACACCCTCTGTCGGCAAATCAAAGGTAACCCCAGCACCAAGGATATTCCTGTCATATTCATCAGTGGCTACGGTGAGATCATCGACAAGGTGATGGGGTTTAATATTGGTGGGGCTGATTATATCACCAAACCCTTTCACTCCCAGGAAGTACTAGCTCGTATCGAGCATCACCTCTCCCTACAACATCTTAAAAAAGATTTAGAAGCGCAAAATCAACGCTTGCAACTAGAAGTCAACTACCGTATGCAAGCAGAAGCAGAGCTGCGCATTCTCCTGCAATCGATGACGGATATTATCTTGGTTTATGACCGTTGGGGGCAACACCAGCGCACAATTACTACTAACTCCCGTTTTTCCTACAGGGTGCAGGAAAACTACCATCGTTTACTAGCGGAACAGTTTAGTGACTACCGAGACTTTGTGCAGATTGTCCTCAATACCCGTGACAATGTCTGCGATGTGGAGTATAAGTTGTTGATTGACAAGGAAGAGGTGTGGTTTGCTGCCAATATTTCCCCCCTGGAGGAGGATTCTGCCCTCTGGGTGGCGCGGGAAATCACAGGTCGTAAGTTGATTGAATCCAATCTCACGCGCAGCAATGCCTTCCTCAACGCCCAAAAGGAGGTAGAGCAAGACGGGGTATTGATGGTGGATGACCAAGGTCGCATCATTGCCTATAACCAATTGTTCAAGGAAATGTGGCAGGTGGATGAAACATTACTTTCAAGCAGTGAACACCGCTTGATTACCCCCCTGTTGCATAACTCGGAAATGCCTGACCCCCTGGTGGAAGCGATCGAGGCAATGTACCAGCAACCAGAGGAGACCCTCAGATTACAGACGGAATTTAGCGGGCGCATTTTTGATTGTTATGCTCGCTCTGTCTATTCTCCCACGGGACAGTTCTATGGTGTGTGTTGGTTTTTTCGTGACATTACCGAGCGAGTACAGGCAGAGGTTGCCCTGCGGGTTGAGAAAGAGAAATCCGAGAGGTTGTTGTTGAATATTTTGCCGTTTAAGATTGCCGCCAAACTGAAGGAGGGAGCTACCACCATTGCTGATTCCCATCCCGACGTGAGTGTTTTGTTTGCTGATATTGTGGGGTTTTCCCAAGTCGCCTATCACAGAAGCCCCCAGGAGGTTGTCTCTCTACTCAATTCCGTTTTTTCCCGCTTTGATACCTTGGTGGAGAAGTACCAATTGGAAAAAATTAAAACGATCGGGGATGAGTACATGGCAGTAGGGGGGCTGATAGGGCAGCAGCCAGACCATTTGCGGTCAGCGGCTCTCCTGGCTTTAGAAATGCTGGAAGTGATCAGAGAATTTCGCGGCGAAGAAGACCAGACTATGACTTTGCGGATTGGCTTACACACAGGACCTGTAGTAGCAGGGGTAATCGGCACGAAAAAATTTGCTTATGACCTATGGGGGGAGACAGTTAATCTTGCCAGTCGTATGCAGTCCCAGGGTCTGCCCGGAAAAATTCAAGTGACAGAAACAGTATATCGCCGATTACAGCGTGAGTTTCAACTGACCTATCGGGGGGAGATGCTAATCAAGGGACACGGGCTGATGGGGACATTTTGGCTAGAAGGGATGAAATGA
- the ccsB gene encoding c-type cytochrome biogenesis protein CcsB: MVSLTELQQWLDNTSFALLFAAMLFYWVGGAFPQVGQWLGLLGRAFVVIANLAIATLLLARWLEAGYFPLSNLYESLLFVAWAVTLFHLVAEQMTERKIVGIFTSPLATGIIAFAALKLPETMQQAAPLVPALKSNWLMMHVSVMLLSYGALMLGSVLALAFLVVTHGQEVKLSGNSLGIPMNSQPPQDIRSKALEVQESASSNGGNTLVLTQKPVILTPRQLSLGETLDNISYRMIGLGFPLLTIGIIAGGVWANEAWGSYWSWDPKETWSLITWLVFAAYLHMRITKGWQGRKPAILATVGLGVVWTCYLGVNFLGKGLHSYGWFL; encoded by the coding sequence ATGGTCTCCCTGACAGAATTACAACAGTGGTTGGATAACACCAGCTTTGCCCTTTTATTTGCCGCTATGTTGTTTTATTGGGTAGGGGGAGCCTTTCCCCAGGTGGGGCAATGGTTAGGACTGTTGGGGAGGGCTTTTGTAGTCATAGCTAATCTGGCAATTGCTACTTTACTGCTAGCGCGCTGGCTGGAGGCGGGCTACTTCCCCTTGAGCAATCTCTACGAATCCCTGTTGTTCGTGGCTTGGGCAGTTACCCTCTTCCATTTGGTGGCAGAACAGATGACCGAGAGGAAAATTGTTGGCATTTTTACTAGCCCCCTGGCCACAGGGATCATTGCCTTTGCCGCTCTGAAATTACCAGAGACAATGCAGCAGGCAGCACCTCTGGTACCAGCCTTAAAATCTAACTGGCTGATGATGCATGTGTCAGTGATGCTCCTCAGCTATGGGGCACTGATGTTGGGGAGTGTGTTAGCCTTGGCTTTTCTGGTGGTCACCCACGGACAGGAGGTCAAACTGAGTGGCAACTCTTTGGGTATCCCGATGAACAGTCAGCCGCCCCAAGACATCCGATCCAAGGCACTGGAGGTGCAAGAGTCAGCCAGTAGCAATGGTGGAAATACTTTAGTACTTACGCAGAAGCCTGTCATTCTTACTCCCAGGCAACTCTCTTTAGGAGAAACTTTGGACAACATCAGCTATCGCATGATTGGTTTGGGCTTTCCTTTACTCACGATCGGGATCATTGCGGGAGGGGTATGGGCAAATGAGGCATGGGGTTCTTACTGGAGTTGGGACCCGAAAGAAACCTGGTCTTTGATTACCTGGTTAGTATTTGCCGCCTACCTTCATATGCGGATCACTAAAGGCTGGCAAGGGCGGAAACCAGCCATTTTGGCAACAGTAGGTTTAGGAGTAGTGTGGACTTGCTATTTGGGGGTAAACTTTCTAGGGAAAGGACTCCATAGCTACGGCTGGTTTCTATGA
- a CDS encoding ferredoxin-thioredoxin reductase variable chain produces MKIGDRVRIKVSLRVYHHPQYRQEGIDIQGMEGEIVNIVQDPEGRPITPNYPYEVKLGDRFSVHLGADELELIS; encoded by the coding sequence ATGAAAATTGGCGACCGCGTGCGCATCAAGGTATCTCTGCGGGTTTATCACCACCCCCAGTACCGCCAGGAGGGTATTGATATCCAGGGTATGGAAGGGGAAATTGTTAACATAGTACAAGACCCCGAAGGCAGACCGATTACCCCTAATTACCCCTACGAAGTGAAGTTAGGCGATCGGTTTTCCGTACACCTAGGGGCGGACGAACTAGAGTTAATTTCTTAG
- the rsfS gene encoding ribosome silencing factor, protein MTKIPDPSYQMTLTAAAAAQDRKGEDIVILAVGEVSYIADYFLIVTGLSRVQLRAIAMGIEEKLWQEYGRQPRHSNNEKESGWILQDYGELIVHIMTPKERAFYGLELFWGHAPRIMMAQTA, encoded by the coding sequence ATGACAAAAATCCCCGACCCTAGCTATCAAATGACGTTGACGGCAGCAGCAGCAGCGCAGGATCGGAAAGGGGAGGACATAGTAATTTTGGCAGTGGGGGAAGTTTCCTACATTGCTGACTATTTTTTAATTGTCACGGGACTATCGCGAGTACAGTTGCGGGCGATTGCCATGGGGATTGAGGAGAAACTATGGCAGGAGTACGGTCGTCAGCCCCGTCACAGTAACAATGAAAAAGAGAGTGGTTGGATTTTACAGGACTACGGTGAATTGATCGTCCATATTATGACCCCCAAGGAAAGAGCTTTCTACGGCTTAGAGTTATTTTGGGGGCATGCTCCTAGAATAATGATGGCTCAGACAGCATAG